TTGAAGTTCCTTACAAAACGGCTTTAGAAAATGCAAAAAAAGAAGGAAAACCACTTTTTGTAATGCTTTATGCCGATTGGTGTCCGCATTGTAATTTAATGAAAACCGAAGTTTTAAACGATCCTGCTGTTATTGATTTTTTGAACAAGAATTTTGTATGCACTTATAAAAATATAGAAAAAGAAGAAGGAATTGCTTTAAAGAACCAATTCAACACAAAATCACTTCCTACCTTTTTATTTATTGATAGCAATGAAACGCTAATTTATGCTCTAAAAGGAGAAATGAAAAAAGCTGAATTTCAAAATGAATTGCGTTATGCTTTAAATCCAAAAATGCAATTACCTTATTTAGAAAAGGAATTTCTTGCAGACCCAAGCAATTCTGATAAATTTTTCGCGTATTTAAATACTTTAAAAAAAGGAAAAGACAGAACAGAATTATCAATACCAACTCATATCTATTTGGATACTCAATCGGACAATCAATTGGTTAGTGAATTAAACTGGAGAGTTATAGCCAATGGGGTTACCGATATTAAATCTAGAGAATTTCAGTTTGTTTTAAACCATCAGAAGGAATTTGCAGCTGTAGCATCTCAAAATCGTGTTGACCGTAAAATTGAAAATATCGTAAACGAATTGCTTCGTCCTTTGGTTGATAATTTAGATACGGTAAACTATTACAAACAAAGAGAAATTGCCAAATCTATCCGATTGCAAAAAACAGATTCTTTGGTTTTTAAATATGATCTGACGTTAGCGGAAAGAACTGAAAAATGGAATTTCTATAAAAAAGTTACTCTTGAAGACACTCAAAAATTAGTTTGGAACGATGCTAGTTTTTTAAAGGATATTGGAAATACATATTTTAAGCATATTAAAGACACTGAAAGTTTAAAAAAGGCTATTTCTTGGGTAGATCGTTCTTTAGAATTAAATGATTCATACGACGGTAATTTGCTTGAAGCTAAGCTTTACAATAAAATAAAGAATAAGAAAAAAGCTTTAGAATATGCAAAAAACGCCAAAGCCATTGCTAAAGAAATGGATTGGAACTCTAAAGAAGTAGACGTTCTATTGGCCGAACTGAATACCAAATAAATCGAAATAACCAATGAGCATTATTTTAAGACCTGCAACAACAAACGATTTACAAAAGATTCTAGAAATTGTAAATCACTCTATTTTACATACCACGGCTAATTACAGCTACGAGATTCAAACTTTGGAAGTTCAGACCAAATGGTTTGAAGATAAAAAAGCTAAAAATCTTCCTGTAATTGTAGCCGACTTAGATGGCGAAGTAGTTGGCTTTGGAAGTTATGGCCAATTTAGAGAGAAAATAGGTTATCAATATACCGTAGAACATTCTGTCTATGTAGTGGACAATATTATCGGAAAAGGAATTGGTTCTAAACTTTTGACAGAATTAATTCGTTTAGCAAAAGAACAAGGTTATCATGTTATGATTGGTGCAATTGATGCTGATAATGCAGGAAGCATTGCTTTTCATGAAAAATTCGGATTTGTAGCTACGGGCACGATTCGCGAAGTTGGCTACAAATTTGACCATTGGCTAGATTTGGTTTTTATGCAGCTTATTTTAGCTTAACTGCAAAGTGCGCAAAGTATGTAAAAACTCTGTTCCTTTGACTCTTTGTACCTTTGAGACTAAAAAAAAGCTCAAATTCGAATATTCAAATTTGAGCTTTTTTATGCTTTTAGCTTTTAATCCAATTGATTACTTCAGGTTCTGTAACTAAAGTTTTTGGTTTAATTACTTTTACTAGTTCGCCTTTTTCGTTAATTAGATATTTTTGAAAATTCCATTCCACTTCAGAATCTTGCAAACCGTTTCTTGATTTCTCAGTCAAGAATTTATAAACTTCGCACATATCACTTCCTTTAACCGAAACCTTGTTCATCATCGGGAAAGTTACACCATAATTCTGCTGACAAAACGTTTCGATTTCTTTAGCCGTTCCAGGTTCTTGTGAAGCAAAATTATTTGCCGGAAATCCAACAATTACAAATCCTTTATCTTTATATTCTTTGTAAACCGCTTCTAAATCTTTGTACTGTGGAGTTAAACCGCATTTTGAAGCTGTGTTAACAATCATGACTTTTTTGCCTTTTAAAGAAGCAAAGTCAAAAGTATCTCCTGATAAATCTTCTACTTTAAATTGATAAATTGTTTCTTTAGCCATGGCTTTATCTTTTTTAGATAATTTGTTTGTATTAGTTTGAGCATTTAATCCTGTCGCTGACAAAAGAGCTGCTCCAAATAGCATTAATATTATTTTTTTCATCTGATAATTTTTTATAAAATTAGCTAAAATCCATTTCACAAAAACTATTTTAAGTCTATAATTTTTGCCAATCAAAAGTTAAATAAAAATTGAAGCCTAACGTTAATCAGACGTTAGGCTTCCCCCCATACAAACAAATCAAACCATGAATTAATTATTATGCAATCTTTTATAAATTATAGTTGATGACTCGGTTATGTCGAAAATTTCTTCAACCCCCATATGTCAAACGTCTTTTAAAAAAAATCTCTTATTGGCTTGTATGATGAAAACTTAAATCCTAAAATTGTCGACTGACATATTAAAAAAATCTTCTTTTTTGGAAGTCCGAGTGCATCAACTATTTAATATTTTAAACTATTCCGTTATCAATTTTTATTTCTAATAAAGCTCGTTACGCCATCTTTCAAAAATTCACTTTCAGAAAAACTAATCAGTGTCAAAACTGTTGTTAATCCAACTATCAATATTCTGACTATTATTTTGCTATCCATATGTCTATAATGCTATTGTAACAACAGTTTTTCGATTTTATATCACTGTATTAAGATTTTTCTTGCCTTATAAATACATTTACGTAATTGGATTATTTTTGGTTTTAAAAAAATGAAAAAAAAATGCTTTTTTTTCTTGAAGCCTTTATTTACTTAGGTTTTTAGCTATTAAAAAAAATATAAAAGTGAGGGAAAAATAATTTAACTTTATAACAGGTTAACATATAACGCTTCAATTTCTAATATTTAAACTTAAATTTTCCAATCTATGAGTCAAGAAGAACTGCTAGTTTTAATTTACAAAAAGGACGAAAAAGCTTTTACCCATTTGTATGATATGTATTCAAAAAGCTTGTTTTCTGTCATTCATGTCCTAATCAAAAATCGAGAAGAAGCAGAAGATGTTCTGCAAGATGTTTTTGTCAAAATCTGGAAAAACATCGATTCTTATAATGAAAGTAAAGGTCGTTTTTACACCTGGATCATTAATATCGCCAGAAACACATCGATCGATAAACTTCGTTCTAAAGACTATAATAACACGCAAAAAAACCTTTCCTCAGATAATTTCGTAAATCTGTTAGATGAGAGTAATAAATTAAGCCACAAACTCGATGCAATTGGAATTCAAGAATTCGTAAAGAAACTGAAACCAAAATGTATTGAAATAATTAATCTATTATTCTTTAAAGGATATACTCAGCAAGAAGCTTCAGAAGAATTGGCGCTGCCACTGGGGACTATCAAGACACAAAACAGAAACTGTATTAACGATTTACGTAATTATTTGAAAGTATAATGGAAGCACAAGAATATATAGAATCAGGAATTTTAGAGCTATACGTTTATGGCTTACTGAGCGAAAAAGAAAATATAGAAATAGCAGAATTAGCCAAAAAAGCACCGGAA
The Flavobacterium humidisoli DNA segment above includes these coding regions:
- a CDS encoding RNA polymerase sigma factor; the encoded protein is MSQEELLVLIYKKDEKAFTHLYDMYSKSLFSVIHVLIKNREEAEDVLQDVFVKIWKNIDSYNESKGRFYTWIINIARNTSIDKLRSKDYNNTQKNLSSDNFVNLLDESNKLSHKLDAIGIQEFVKKLKPKCIEIINLLFFKGYTQQEASEELALPLGTIKTQNRNCINDLRNYLKV
- a CDS encoding thioredoxin family protein, whose protein sequence is MRFLFILFLSVAFQTITSQNQFVPVEVPYKTALENAKKEGKPLFVMLYADWCPHCNLMKTEVLNDPAVIDFLNKNFVCTYKNIEKEEGIALKNQFNTKSLPTFLFIDSNETLIYALKGEMKKAEFQNELRYALNPKMQLPYLEKEFLADPSNSDKFFAYLNTLKKGKDRTELSIPTHIYLDTQSDNQLVSELNWRVIANGVTDIKSREFQFVLNHQKEFAAVASQNRVDRKIENIVNELLRPLVDNLDTVNYYKQREIAKSIRLQKTDSLVFKYDLTLAERTEKWNFYKKVTLEDTQKLVWNDASFLKDIGNTYFKHIKDTESLKKAISWVDRSLELNDSYDGNLLEAKLYNKIKNKKKALEYAKNAKAIAKEMDWNSKEVDVLLAELNTK
- a CDS encoding GNAT family N-acetyltransferase, with the protein product MSIILRPATTNDLQKILEIVNHSILHTTANYSYEIQTLEVQTKWFEDKKAKNLPVIVADLDGEVVGFGSYGQFREKIGYQYTVEHSVYVVDNIIGKGIGSKLLTELIRLAKEQGYHVMIGAIDADNAGSIAFHEKFGFVATGTIREVGYKFDHWLDLVFMQLILA
- a CDS encoding glutathione peroxidase; the protein is MKKIILMLFGAALLSATGLNAQTNTNKLSKKDKAMAKETIYQFKVEDLSGDTFDFASLKGKKVMIVNTASKCGLTPQYKDLEAVYKEYKDKGFVIVGFPANNFASQEPGTAKEIETFCQQNYGVTFPMMNKVSVKGSDMCEVYKFLTEKSRNGLQDSEVEWNFQKYLINEKGELVKVIKPKTLVTEPEVINWIKS